Proteins encoded together in one Vigna angularis cultivar LongXiaoDou No.4 chromosome 5, ASM1680809v1, whole genome shotgun sequence window:
- the LOC128196698 gene encoding uncharacterized protein LOC128196698, whose protein sequence is MPEKPPPVLERYDGSADPDNHLRNFIDAMAFYTDNDPVICRAFSLSLKDEALEWYHTLPQNSVDCFATVEALFRKQYATSRRPEMTPAELVNTKQEKDETLKAFMQRYNETARRVKNVNHTFIISNLPSCLRPGYFAEQLYADPPKSMEELQATIAKFIRIEDLKNSRKKQQQDSPNNNTRKDMKRSSNDHKNERPP, encoded by the coding sequence ATGCCAGAAAAGCCCCCTCCGGTATTAGAAAGATACGACGGTTCAGCGGACCCCGACAATCACCTTCGCAACTTCATCGATGCCATGGCGTTCTACACGGATAACGATCCCGTCATATGCCGAGCTTTTTCGTTATCCCTGAAAGATGAGGCACTCGAGTGGTATCACACTCTCCCTCAAAATTCGGTTGATTGCTTTGCCACCGTAGAAGCTTTGTTTCGCAAACAGTATGCTACCAGCCGGAGACCAGAAATGACTCCTGCTGAACTTGTCAACACCAAGCAGGAGAAAGATGAGACCCTGAAGGCCTTCATGCAGAGGTACAATGAGACGGCCCGACGTGTGAAGAACGTAAACCACACGTTTATAATCAGTAATCTACCTTCCTGCTTACGCCCAGGGTATTTCGCCGAACAGCTATACGCAGATCCTCCCAAATCCATGGAGGAGCTCCAGGCAACGATCGCAAAATTCATCCGCATAGAAGACCTCAAGAACTCACGGAAAAAACAACAACAGGACAGCCCGAACAATAATACTAGGAAGGACATGAAACGGTCGTCTAACGACCACAAAAATGAAAGACCCCCTTGA